The nucleotide sequence TGACGCTGTTGAAGGGCGCCATGCCGCAGAGATAGACGACGTTGCTGGCGCCGCCCGGTGCCAGATCGCGCTTCATCCACGGGATGGCGATGGCGTTGAAACGCTTTCGGTCGAGGAAAGAGATGGAGCCGAAGGGCGTCGCATAAACCAGGATATTGGCGCCGGCGGCCCGGTAAGCGGCAATCTCTTGCTGGAAGAAGTCGGAGCATTTGCGCAATAGTTCATCGCGCACGTCAACGGGACCCATGAGCAGGAGCTCCAGCCATTTGTCCATGCCCATCAGCATCGCCGGCAAGGTGGTCGAAGCCGTGACGTAGGCGCAGATCAGATGGGTTTCGCCCACTTCCTGCCTGAGGATTTTCAGGCACTGGGCGGTCTCGGCCCAGAGCGGATGATCGGTGATATCGTTCGGGACCTCCAGCTTGGCGATGTCGTCATAGCGTTGGATGACAAAATCCGCCACATTGGGCGTACCGTCTTCGGCGTACAAGATTTCCCGACAGCCGAACAACTCTGCTTCCCGGCCAACGTAGAACAGGCTCCACACGTTGTCGTACCCGTAGCGCTCCCGCAGTTTCAACTGGCCGATCGCAACGTGTTCGCCCTTCGCGTAATACTCCCGTTGCGTCATGCCGAGCTCGCGCGCTCCCTGGTCGAACAGATTGCAAAAGATGGGGATGCGTGGCGCCGGCGTGCCGTTGAGGGCGGCTTCAAAGATCTTGAGCGGAGTCACGGTGTTTTACCTGCTGGATAAGATTGATGATGGCGCGTGCGGCATTGACGCCGTCCGGCGCCCAGGAATCGGCGCCTACGGCTTGGTAGAGTTCGGTGTCGTAGCGATAGGGCGCGCCGCCCACGATCAGCTTGAAACGCTGTTCGAGACCGCGCTCCTTGAGAAGCTGGCGCACTTTGCGCGGGCCGTCCTCGCCGGTTGCCGTATGGACCATCATGGCCGACACGGCGATGACGTGGGCATCGCGGGCGATGGCTTCATCGACGAATTTTTCCGCTGGGACGTTCACGCCGAGATCGGTGGCTTCGACCATCAGCGCCTTCAGGCAACCCATGACGATGCGCTTGCCGAGCGAATGCAGGTCGCCGTGCGCGGTGCCGATCACCACCCGACCGATGATTTCGGGCGGATGTTCGAACTTTTCCAGCATCTTTTCAGTCACTTCGGCAGCGATCTGCGCGGTCATGAAGTGCTGCGCCAGATTGGCGTCCGGGTCCTTGGTGATGTTGTGCATCATCTCTTCAACGGCCGGAATGACGATCTTAAACACGATATCTTCTGGCCGGATGCCTTCCGCCAAGGCGGTATTCACCGCAGTGAAGGCCGCTTCCTTATCGGTTTCGAAGACGGCTTCGTTGTAGGCTTTGATGAAGCGATCTAGCATGACGAATCCCTTTATTTACTATCGATTATAGTGTATGACCCTATGGGTTTTATTTCAAGTAAATTTTGTTAATTTAGAACTTATTTTTTACACTAGTACTATTTTAATGATATTTGTGTCGCGCGGCTCCGAACGCGCGAGTCCCTTCATCGGGTCGGTTCGGTCAGGGCCTTTGCGCCGGTGGTCGGGGTCAGGGCGATAGGGCGCAAGCGCAGGTGCTCGATATAACGGTCCTCATAATCCGGCAGCAGGGAAAGATTGATCATTTTGGTTTTGGACGTTAATGCGTCAAAACATCGGGCACCGTCAGACGACAGCAGGGCCTGTTCGCAACCGGCCAGGGCAGCCTCGGCATGTAGCTCGATCGAGCCGGGAGAGACGGCCGGTAGGAGGCCGATGGCTTGGGCATGTTCGAGACGCAGGGTGCGGCCGAAAGCGCCGCAGATGCATAGACGGCGCAGATCCTTCCAAGTCATGCCGGCCTGAATCAACAGTTGGCTCATGGCGGCCGCTGTAGCGGCCTTGGCGCGTTGAAACACATCGATATCGCTGCTGGTAATGGCGGTATTCGGGTGGTTGGGATCGAGCGGATAGCCGTCCGATCCGGGCGGAGTGGCAAAGCGCCCGGAAGGCTTCAATTGGCCGTCGGCGAGCAGGACGGCGATGGCGTCGATCAGTCCCGACCCGCAGAAACCCTGCGGTGCGCCACCACCGATAGTCCGCCATCGGTAGTGGTTGTCGACCGAACAGACGCTGTCGATGGCTCCGGGTTCGGCGGCCATGCCGCGACGGATGCCGGACCCTTCAAAGGCGGGGCCGCCGGCGACCGAGGTGACATGTAGAGTCGCGCCGTCCCACAGCGCGATTTCGGTATTGGTGCCGATATCCAACAACAGCGCGCCAGCGGGACCTTCGGTCAAACCGGTGGCCAGCAAATCCGCCACCAGATCGGAGCCGATGAAGCCGGCCACCGGATCGGGCATCACCAGTTCGGCGCACGGTAGCGCCTCTTTTGCCCGCCAGAAGGTGGCATCGTGCGGCCGGCAGTCGATGGCCCCTTGCCAGTGGGCGGGATCGAGTAGGGTATCGGCGCCGCGCCCGGTCAATAAAGCCAGCATGGCGGTGTTGCCGACGATGAAAATTTGGCCGATTTCAGCCAACATGGTTTTTACTTCGCCGATATCGCGAGCCAGGATGTCGCGCACCGCTCGCAGGATGGCGGTTCGAACCCGCTTGGCCAGTTCCGCCGCGTGTGCGGAGTTGGCGCGAGCCGCTTCCAGGCGGTTGAGGATGTCGGCGCCGTAAACGCCTTGTGGGTTCGGGCCGCGACGGGTGGCGATGCGGCGCCCGGACCGTCGGTCCAAGAGGGAGACCCGGATTTGAGTGGTGCCCAGATCGACCGCCACGCCGAGGGTATGAGCGCGTAAATCAGGCAGACCATGAGCGATCGGTTGGAGATTTTCCGGTGGAATGCTCTTCCAGGGTGAGGGGGGCGCAGGCCGGTCGAGACGGATTTCGGTATCGCCTTTGAGCCGGACCTGACAGCCCAGCCGTGCGCCCGCCGCGCGTTCGTCGGAACTGAGTTTCATATACTCGGCAACTGTCGGCGCTGAGACTTCGCCTCCGACCAGACGTATCACGCAAGCTCCGCAGACACCTGTGCCGCCGCAGGCGGCGCGCACTCGCAAAGTGGTGATATCGAGGGCTTCGCGCACCGACAGACCATTCGCTACTTCGAAGCAGTGCTTGCCCAGCCTGGAGTGGACCACTAAGAGAGTCATAATTTTGAGATCGTTTATTTAAATTTTGACCTTATTATTAACCATTTATCAATGGAATTTTAGCCTTAAAAGCCAAATTTAAAATACAGTAGTATCTAATAATAGAATTAAGCAAAATATGTGCCATTATATTGATGTCTAGGTTTTGTTAATTTTTTAAAGTTTTTTTTGAATAAGGGAAGGTTTTCAAGAGTAGAGGATCGGAGCAAAATAAAAGCGCCAAAAGCTTGACGCGCGGCAGAAGCGGCTGGTTTTCTTCAGGAATTTGTTAACCGACTAAAAAATATAAAAATAATGAAAATTTTCTCGCTTTTTAGAGAGAGGTTTACCGATCGATGTTAAGGAAATGGGTTGTTGAGAAGCGATCCCTGCATGAAGAACCTCGCGGATGAAAGCCATC is from Candidatus Competibacteraceae bacterium and encodes:
- a CDS encoding DUF4445 domain-containing protein — protein: MTLLVVHSRLGKHCFEVANGLSVREALDITTLRVRAACGGTGVCGACVIRLVGGEVSAPTVAEYMKLSSDERAAGARLGCQVRLKGDTEIRLDRPAPPSPWKSIPPENLQPIAHGLPDLRAHTLGVAVDLGTTQIRVSLLDRRSGRRIATRRGPNPQGVYGADILNRLEAARANSAHAAELAKRVRTAILRAVRDILARDIGEVKTMLAEIGQIFIVGNTAMLALLTGRGADTLLDPAHWQGAIDCRPHDATFWRAKEALPCAELVMPDPVAGFIGSDLVADLLATGLTEGPAGALLLDIGTNTEIALWDGATLHVTSVAGGPAFEGSGIRRGMAAEPGAIDSVCSVDNHYRWRTIGGGAPQGFCGSGLIDAIAVLLADGQLKPSGRFATPPGSDGYPLDPNHPNTAITSSDIDVFQRAKAATAAAMSQLLIQAGMTWKDLRRLCICGAFGRTLRLEHAQAIGLLPAVSPGSIELHAEAALAGCEQALLSSDGARCFDALTSKTKMINLSLLPDYEDRYIEHLRLRPIALTPTTGAKALTEPTR
- a CDS encoding uroporphyrinogen decarboxylase family protein, with the translated sequence MTPLKIFEAALNGTPAPRIPIFCNLFDQGARELGMTQREYYAKGEHVAIGQLKLRERYGYDNVWSLFYVGREAELFGCREILYAEDGTPNVADFVIQRYDDIAKLEVPNDITDHPLWAETAQCLKILRQEVGETHLICAYVTASTTLPAMLMGMDKWLELLLMGPVDVRDELLRKCSDFFQQEIAAYRAAGANILVYATPFGSISFLDRKRFNAIAIPWMKRDLAPGGASNVVYLCGMAPFNSVIQQVRDELAIGVYYISPLADLAEAKALIGTRGLTCGVIDDIKMIRWTPEQTRAEVKRICEIGMPEQHFLFGTALMPLAVPEPNIRAMLDAAFDYGRYG
- a CDS encoding cobalamin-dependent protein (Presence of a B(12) (cobalamin)-binding domain implies dependence on cobalamin itself, in one of its several forms, or in some unusual lineages, dependence on a cobalamin-like analog.), translated to MLDRFIKAYNEAVFETDKEAAFTAVNTALAEGIRPEDIVFKIVIPAVEEMMHNITKDPDANLAQHFMTAQIAAEVTEKMLEKFEHPPEIIGRVVIGTAHGDLHSLGKRIVMGCLKALMVEATDLGVNVPAEKFVDEAIARDAHVIAVSAMMVHTATGEDGPRKVRQLLKERGLEQRFKLIVGGAPYRYDTELYQAVGADSWAPDGVNAARAIINLIQQVKHRDSAQDL